The DNA window ATGTCTTCGAGTGGGTCGATGCCGGTTGAGCGAACGATCTCGGCGAGAACCTGATCGACGGGGAGGCCGTTGGCGCGGAGTTGGGCGAGGAGTCGGTCGGGGAAGCCCATGTCCACGGTGGCGATGGAGGCGAAGTGGGCATCGGCGGGGATGATGCGCAGGTCGTCGGTGGTAAGCCCTGTGGTGGACATGCCGAGGGCTTCGCGATAGCGGGCCGCGCCGTGGATGACGGTGCGGGTGTGGGCTGCGTCCTTGGCGATGCCGTCCTGCAGCGTGATGCGCATGGCGTTCTCGCCGATGAGTCCTGCGGCCTGCATCTGCGAGGTTGCCTGCGCGAGTTGCGGCGCCTGCGGGCCTGGGATCGAGCGGGCGATCGTTGCGGCGGGGGTAAGTCCGGAGAGGTTCACGAGAGCCGAGACGGTTGGGGTGAAGCCGGGGGCGTCGAGCGACACGGGGAGTGCGTCGAGGCCGGCTGCTGGGTCGCTGACGGAGCCGATGTGGAGTTCGTAGCGGAGGGACTGTCCAACGCGGCGTGGTCCGTAGCGGACCTGGGCGACGGCGGTCCATGCTTCGCTCATGCCGTCGAAGGCGTCGCTCGGTTCGGGCGGGCCGAGGAGAGCGGGGCTTTGGCGGATGCCGTCTTCGAGGATGGCGTGGAGGCGTGCGGCGTCGGCGTCGTTCTCGCACTCGAAGGAGAGGACGAAGCCGTAGCCGAACATGCCGCCTGCGACGTTCATCGGGTCGTAGCAGAGGCTGAGCGTGGCGGGGCGCGCGACGGCGGCCATCGCGGTGCGGATGAGGGCGGCGACTTCGGGGGGCATGTCCGGCGCTTCGCCGGGGAGTTCGGCGACGCGGGCGGGGAGCATGGCGAGGGCGGAACGGAGGGCGGCGTCCGGGCCGTCGGCGGAGAGGGCGGCTGCGCCGTGTGTGCGGACGACCAGCACGGGCACGGGCTGCGCGGGTGCGCCTGCCGCGAGAGCGAGGGCCGCCGTGACGAACGGCGCGAGGACACGAGTGGTGATCATGGTTGACCCCTTTCCTGGGGACGGACAGCACGCGAGCATGCCCGCCCGTGGCATTGTTGGGGCGTGGGAGGCGGAAGTTTCGGGGTCGTTGGGGGTGGCTCGTATCATCCGGGCCGCGTGAACGCCCCGAGCCGCATCCTGCTCATCCGGCCCAGCGCGCTGGGCGATGTCTGCCGTACCGTGCCGGTGCTGGCGAGTCTGCGGCGTGCGTGGCCCGAGGCACGGATCGATTGGCTGGTGCAGGACACCTTTGTGGATGCGGTGCGGGCGCACCCCGCGCTGACAGGGGTGGTGCCGTTCGCGCGGCAGCGGATGGGCACGGAGCTGCGCACGGGGCATGCCGGAGGGCTGCGCGGGTTCGTGAGGGCGCTGCGCGAGGCGGAGTACGACCTGGCCATCGACGCGCAGGGACTGTTCCGGTCGGGGTTCTTCGCGTGGGCGAGCGGAGCGCGGCGGCGGATCGGGTACTCGGATGCGCGCGAGGGAGGTTGGTTCTTCTGCAGCGAGCGGTGCCGCGTGTCGGAGGAGGCGCACACGGTGGAGCGGATGCTCGCGCTGGCGCGGGCGGCGGGCGCGGAACCGGTGGAGGACATGCGTCTGTATGCGCCGGCGGAGGATGAGCGGGCGGTGGAAGAGGACGGGCGGTTCGCGGGGCAGTTCGTGGTGATCGCTCCGACGAGCCGGTGGGCGGGGAAGCGGTGGCCGGCGGAACGGTTCGCGCGGCTGGCGTGCGCGCTGCTGGCAGGCAACCCCCACGGTGCGGGCCGAGTCGTGGTGGTCGGCTCCGCGTCGGAGCGGGATCAGTGCGGAGCGGTGCTGGAACTCACGTCGCGCGAGGAGCGTGTGGTTGACCTGATCGGTGGGACGAGCGTGGGGCGGCTGATGGCGATCGTGCGGCGTTCTGCGCTGGTGGTTGCGAACGACTCGGCCGCGCTGCACATGGCGGTGGGGTTCGGGCGGCCGCTGGTGGGGCTGTACGGGCCGACGCGGGTGGCTCGGGTGGGGCCGTGGCGGCGCGAAGCGGACGTGATCCAGCACGTTGGCGCGGGAGAGCGGCTCGACCACAAGGACGAGGCGCTGGGGCGGGCGATGATGGAGCGGATCGGTGTCGAGGAGGTCGTCGCGGCGTGCGTGGATCGGCTCAGCCGTGGCGACGTTCAAAGTCGCGCATGAACTGTGCGATGGCCTCGCAGCCCTCGAGTGGGAAGGCGTTGTAGACGCTGGCGCGCATGCCGCCGGTGGAGCGGTGGCCCTTGAGGTTGACCATGCCTTCCTTCTTGGCCTCGGACATGAAGAGGGAGTCCTGCTCTTCAGTGGGGCATCGGAAGGTGATGTTCATGAGTGAGCGGCTGTCGGGGCGGGCGTGTCCGCGGTAGAACTCGGAGGCGTCGAGGACGTCGTAGATGATCTTGGCTTTTGCGGCGTTGCGCTGGCCGATGGGTCCGAGTCCGCCCTGCTTGAGGATCCACTTGAAGACGAGGCCGACGACGTAGATGGGGAAGACCGGGGGCGTGTTTGGTCGGCTCTCGTTCTTTGCGAAGACGCGGTACTGCATGAGGCTGGGGAGCGGGCGGGGGTTTCGGTCGAGGAGGTCCTTGCGGATGATGACGAGGGTGGTGCCTGCGGGGCCGACGTTCTTCTGCGCGCCGGCGTAGACGAGGCCGAACTTGGTGACGTCCCAGGGTCGGCTGAAGATGTCGCTGGAGGCGTCGCAGACGAGGGGCACGCCCTTGGGCGGCTGCGGGACGTCGTGGTACTCGGTGCCGACGATGGTGTTGTTGCTGGTGTAGTGGACGTAGGCGGCGTTTGGTGAGAAGTTGATCTCGTTCTGCCTGGGGACGTAGGTGTGTTTCGTGGGGCGGCCGTCGAAGGCGAGGTTGATTTTGCCGTAGAGGGCGGCTTCCTCCGCGCTCTTCTCCGCCCAGTATCCGGTGACGAGGTAGTCGGCGACGCCGTCCTGTGGGAGGAGGTTCATGGGAACCATGAAGTTCTGGGTCGTTGCGCCGCCGGTGAGGAAGAGGACTTCGTAATCGTCGCCGATGCTGCCGACCTTTCGGCAGTCTGCGATGGCCTCGGCGAGGACGCGATCGAAGAGCTTGTCGCGGTGGGAGTGCTCCATGATGCCCATGCCGGTGCCCGCGATGTTCCAGACGTCCTGCTGGACCTGTCGGAGGACTTCCTCGGGGAGGACGCCGGGGCCCGCGCTGAAGTTGAAGACGCGATCGGTCGCTGTCGCTGGCATGGTGGTCACCTCGAGTACCCCTTTTCAAAAAGTCCCGTGCCCTACCTGATCTCTCCGGCGTTGACGCAGTTCTCGAACCTGCCGGTCTGCCTGAACACCCTGACGATACGCACGGTCTCGTCGGCGACGGCCTGCTGGGCCTGGTCGGTGGAGGCGCCGCAGTGGTGCGTGCCGTAGACGCCGGGGAGGGCGGCGACGGGCGGGTTGAAGTCGGCCTCTGGCGTGGCGGGCTGGGCGGCGTAGACGTCGAGGCCGACCTTGATGCCCCTGGCGCGGACGGCGTCGGCGAGTGCGGCTTCGTCCACGACGGCGCCGCGCGAGGTGTTGACGAAGATCGTGCCCTGCTTCATGGCGTTGAAGAAGGCGGCGTCGCACAGGCCGCGGGTGTCGTTGGTGAGTGCGACGTGGACGCTGACGGCGTCGCACGCGGCGAGCATGCGGAGGAGGTCGGGGCGTGTGTTGCCGCCCGACTCGACACCGAGTTCGGCGGCACGTTCGGCGGTCATGCCGCGGGACCAGGCGAGAACGCGCATGCCCATGGCCTGAGCGACGCGTACGACGTGGCCGCCGATGGCACCGACGCCGACGACGCCGAGGGTGCGTCCGCGCAGGCCCCTGGCCCTGCCGTATTCCTTTTTGTTCCAGTGTCCGGCGCGGAGTTCGTTGACCTGATCTGGGATGCGCCGGTCGCAGGCGATGAGGAGGCCGACGGCGAGTTCGGCGACGGCGGCGGCGTTCATTCCGGGGCAGTTGCAGACGGCGATGCGCCTGGCGGAGGCGGCGGGGACGTCGATGTTGTCCACGCCCGCACCGGCGCGGACGATGAGGCGGAGGGCCGAGGCGGCTGCGAGGGCGGGTGCGGTGACTTTCGTCGATCGGACGATGAGGACTTCGGGGGCGAGGTCGGCGAGTGCCTGGGGGAGAGTTTCGGGGGCGAGAGAGGGGTCGGAGACGACCTCGACGCCGAGCGAGCGGAGAGCGGCGACGCCCTCGACCTCGAACTTGTCCGCGATCAGGATTTTCATCGTGCCTCCCGCACACACGCCGCGAAACAGCGGATGATACGGCGGCAGGCAGGACGAGCGGTGGGTGTGGTCCTCAAGGCATCGACTTCAACCCTGATCGTGGTCCTGGGGTTTGGCAGCCCGCGGACTCGCCGCGCTCCCCCGGCGTCTGGCGTGCAGCCCTTCGGGCTGATGCAGCGCACGGTGATTCAGCGGGGAGTCCCTTGGTGAACAAAGAAACAGCCCGGCGGTGAGGCCGGGCTGCCGCGAACGATCAATTGTTGGGAGAGGTGACTACTTCTTGGGCTGACCGGTGTTGATCGGCTCACCGTCGAAGTCGGTGCCCTGAAGGCCGCCGCGGGTGTAGTTGTAGACCTGGGCGAGGGGCTTCGTCATCTCGCCGTTCTTGTTCGGTGGTTCGTACACGCCCGGGGCATAGTTGACGATGTATTCGGGTGCCGTGGGGGCCAACGGGTTCCAGCCCAAATTGGAGTCCTGCGTCATGCGGACGGAAACGGAGCTATCGAAGAAACTGATGACGGCCTTGGCCTCCGGCTCTGGGAAGTAGAGGGCCTTCTTGCCGAAGTGGCGCTGGTGGGTGTCGTAGAAGTCCACCTTCGAGCCCGGGTACTGGACATCCGCGATCTTCACGCCCCCGAGCATGCCGTTGTCGGAGTTGACGTAGTACGAGTTGTGCACAGGATTGCCGGGCGCGTTTCTAGTTCGCTTGTTGTTGTACTGCTGGTTTGTACCGCGGATATTGATGCTATGAGTGCGGTCGAAGGTCGCGATGCCGGGGACGTAGGAGGAGGAGTAGGGCCAGCGCTTGTTGTAGGGGGAGCCGCCCATGCCCTTGACGCGGGGCTGGTGGGGAACCCAGAAGTCCTCGTCGAAGTAGTTGACGGGGTCGAGCTGCCAGTTGATGCGGAACTTGTCCTCGGGGCAGACGACCATGCGCTCTGGCAGACGCTGCGCGAGGTAGTCGTTCAGCACCAGGTGCGTGTACAGGATGTGCGGGATCCAGCTCAGGATACGCGGGAAGTCATCGCGGCCCGTGCGGCGGCGGATGATGTCCACGGCCTGGCGCGCCGCGGCCTCGACGTCGAAGTTCCACGGACCCTGGAGGTCGCTCCACGTGTTGCGATCCCACTTGTCAACGGTCCAAGTGAACGAACGCACGCGGTCGTGGAAGTCCGCGGAGTACGAGTGCGTCGCGGTCGCCATCTGGTTCATGTTCGACAGGCAGATGGCCAAGCGTGCAGCGCGCCTCGCTTCGCCCAGAGCGGGCAAGAGCAGGCCGATCAGGAGCGCGATGATCGCGATCACGACCAGGAGTTCGATCAGAGTGAACCCCTTCATGCGGGGCTGCGTCCGACTCTTCATGGCAGACCTCCGTAAGCCGCGAGTGCGGCCGAAGAATGATCCCCCCACACGACAAACCTAATGGATCGTTGACCCTTTGTCCAGCCCCGGATCGGCCAATTCCCGGACATTTCGAGAAAAGACCCCCTGCCCGTGGCATCCATGGAACGGATGCGGCCGATTGTGTTAGGGATATGTGCGTAGTTCAAGCCAGGCGATCCGAAGTCGCAGTGCGTCACGAAATCGGGTCGCCTCGTCGGTAGGGAAGCCTTCGGCGAGAGCAAGACTCACGAGGTCACTTGCACTTTTAAGCTCTTCGAGCCGGCCCGAGCGGGCAAGGTCTCGAAGGCGTTGCCAGGATTCCGGGACGGCATTGGGTGATGCGACAGGGGCGACCAAAGCACGGCCATCGCCGCTGTCCGGCGCGTCCGAGGTCGGCCGTGACGAGATGCCCGGCTCCGGTGCGGGTTGGGATTCGATCCTTGCGGGGTCCGGCGCGGGCGTGATGGGAGCGGGACGAACAGGAACCGGCTCGGAGACGCCGAGGTCCGGTGGCGCGAGTTCGCGTGGCTGCGTCGGCACGCGGCCCAGCCAGCGATCGACGGGCCCGAGCGTGATGCCGAGCGACGGAGCGGCGAAGACGAACGCGGCTGAGAGGAGCAAAGTGATGGCCGCCGCGAGATAGATCGCTCGTGAACGGCGGAGAACGCGGAGGTTTCGCTCGAGCGTCTGGACGCGGGCGAACACGATCTCGTCGGGATGGGGAAGTGGCGGCTGGATGTCCTGGGGCTGGGCAGCGGGGACTGCATCCAGTTGATGCGGGAGGTTGACACTCGGCTGCGGGTGGTGCGGTTCGGACATGGCCGCAACGTCTTCGGGAGCGGCGTGGCCTGGGAGGAGGCGGACGCTCCCGAGGCCGAGTTGCTGGCGATCGGGGGGCGGCTCGAAGGAGGCGCCGCAATGGCGGCATGCGCGGTCGCCCGGCTCGACTGGGCGTGCGCAGGCGTGGCAGATGCCGAGAAGATTGGCGACGGCGGGGCAGCGCTTGGCGAGCACCCAGAACTGGCGCGTGGTGGGGCCGCGGATAGGGGTCTCCGGGCCGATCTTTCCGCGACGGATGAGCGTGCGGAGGGTGTCGTAGGAACAGCCGGGCCGGAAGGGCTGGGCGTCGTCGCGGATGAACCACGGTCCCATCGCGTTCTGGGTGGCCTGGCGCGAGAGCGGGTCGAAGTAGCCTGAACAGGACTCGCAGCGGTGGGGATCGCGTGAACGGGAGCCGCAGTAGGGGCAGAGGACGACTCGCGGCTGCGGGCGCGGGGCGGCACGGGGTGTGGGGTCGTGTTCGGTCATCGGAGGGGCGTGGTGGTGGTTCGATGACGGCCGCGCCAGCATGACGATACACCGCGCGAGGGTGGATCGGTTGACCTTGCTGGGTGAGCGCCCCTCTGATCGGGTCATGAATCACCCACGGAAGGCATGGCGGGGCCTGTTTCTTCGGACCTTCGCCGCTTGGGCGGGTTGCTTCGTGCTGGCGGCGTGTTCGAGCCAGAGCGAGACCCGGGAGGGGCCGAGCGCGCGCGACCTGCGCGGGCTTGAGGCTTCGGAGCGGCAGGTGTCGGCGGGACGGCAGCCGACGGCGGTGGAGCGGCCGCCGGTGATGGTGGAGGGTGAGCCTGTTTCGTGGGATGAGATGCGAGCGATTCTCTCGGAGGCGGCGGGAGCGGCGGCGGTCGAGGAGGTCGCGCTCACGCGGATCGTGGAAGCGGAGTTCGGGCGGCGCGGGCTTCAGCTGACCGAGGCGGACCTGCGACGTGAGCGGGAGCTGGTGGAGCGTTCGCTGGCGGCGGAAGGGGCGGGGAGCGAGGCGGCGTCGGAGCTGTTGTCGCGGATTCGGCGATCACGCGGGCTTGGACCGACGAGGTTCGAAGGGCTGCTGCGGCGCAACGCGATGCTTCGGCAGTTGGTGCAGGGGGAAGTGGAGATCACGGAGGAGCAGGTGCGAACGGCGCACGCGGTCCGGCACGGGCCTCGGTGCCGGGCGCGGATCATCGTGGTGGCGAGCGAGCGTGAGGCGGCGCAGGCGCGATCGCGGGTGGAGGGCGCGGCGGATCGGCGGGCGGCGTTCATCGAGGAGGCGGTGTCGCGGTCGAGCGACGCTTCGGGGCCGAGGGGGGGGCTGCTGGAACCGATCAGCCCGGCGGACCCTGCATACCCGGTGTCGGTGCGGCGAGCGCTGGATGCGCTGCGGCCCGGGGAACTCAGCCCGGTGGTCGCGTTGGAGAGCGGGTACGCGCTGTTGCTGCTCGAGGAGCGGACGGAGGGGGACGGCACGGCGATCGAGGCGGTGCGGGGGGAACTGGAGCGGCTGCTGCGGCTTCGCCAGGAGCGGGTGCTGATGGACCGAACGGCGTCGCAGATGGTCGAGACGGCGCGGATCACGGTGTTCGACCCGTCGCTGGAGTGGTCGTGGCGGACGCGGCGGCAGGATTGACGACGCCGGGGCGAAGAGGAAGCGGACTACTCGGGCAACGCTTCGCGGAGAAAAACGGCGACGGCGCGCTGGGCCGGGCGGGTCAGCATGAGGTCGTTGTGCGTGACGCCTTCGAGGAGGAAAACGGTCACTGGCACGCGGGCGGCGCGGGCGGAATCGGCGATGCGTTCGGCGTGGTAGGCTGGGACGATCTCGTCGGCGGTGCCGTGGATGACGAGGAGCGGGCGATTGCCGAGCGTGGCGGCGGAGACTTCGGCGTCGAGGCCGTGGCGGATGAGGGCGCGGCCGAGCAGGCCCGTGTGGTCGGCGGCGATGCGCTGCCAGCGCGAGAAGGCGGCGGCGGAGACAACGGCACGGACCTCCGGTCGTTCGGCGGCGAGGGCGAGACCGACGACCGCGCCGAGGCTGTTGCCGTAGACGGTGATGCGGGTCGGATCGATGCCGGGTCGGGCGAGGAGCGCGTCGAGAGCGGCGTGCGCGTCGGAGACGAGCCGGCGGCGTCGCAGCGGGCCCGGGTCGGATCGGCCGTAGGAACGGTAGTCGAAGAGGAGGACGGCGAAGCCTTCGTCGGCGAGGAAGCGGCAGAAGTCGAGGTGTTGGGAGACATTGCCGGCGTTGCCGTGGACGTGGAGGACCGCGGGCGCGGGGGGAGCGTCGTCGGTGCGGCCGTTGGGCGGGATGAACCAGCCGTGGAGGGTGAGGCCGTCGGGCGTGGAGAAGGAGACGTCTTCGACGCCCGGTGGCGTGGTGAATGGAGAGCGGTCGGGGTAGAAGAAGAGTCGCTCCATGCAGCCGGAGACTCCGACGGCGAAGGCGCTGGCAGCGAGTGCGAGGAGGAAGATGGCGTAACGGAGGGGTGCGCGGCGGCGGCCGTGCGGGGGCTTCATCTGGCGTACTCGACGGCCCGGGTCTCTCGGAGGACGGTGACCTTGATCTCGCCGGGGAAGGTCATCTCCTCGCTGACGCGCTTGGCGATTTCGTGGGCGATGAGGTAGGCCTCATCGTCGCTGATGCGTGCGGCGTCGATCATGACGCGGACTTCGCGGCCGGCCTGGATGGCGTAGGCCTCGGTGACGCCCTTGTAGGAGAGAGCGATGTCCTGAAGTTCGTTGAGGCGCTGGACATAGCGTTCGAGGCTTTCGCGGCGTGCGCCCGGCCTGGCGCTGGAGACGGCGTCGGCGGCCATGACGATGGGTGTGTAGAAGGTGGTGGCGGGGATGTCGGCGTGGTGTCCGCCGATGGCGTTGAGGACGGCCTCGTCCTTCTCGCCGTGCTGCCTGGCGAAGTCCATGCCGATCTTGGGGTGACCGCCCTCCATTTCGTGGTCCATGGCCTTGCCGATGTCGTGGAGGAAGCCGCAGCGTCGGGCGAGTCGGCCGTCGAGTCCGAGTTGCTCGGCGATGATCTGGCAGAGGAAGGCGACCTCGACGGAGTGTCGGAGGACGTTCTGGCCGTAGCTGGTGCGGTAATGGAGTCGGCCCATGGCTTCGATGATCTTGGGGTGGAGGCCGCGGAGGTTGACTTCGAGGGCGGTTTCGCGACCGATCCTGACGATGCGCTCCTCGACCTCTGACTTGACCTTCTCGACGACCTCCTCGATGCGAGTAGGGTGCATCCGGCCGTCGGCGATGAGGCGTTCGAGGGCTTCGACGGCGACGGCCTGGCGGACCTTGTCGAAGCA is part of the Synechococcales cyanobacterium CNB genome and encodes:
- a CDS encoding glycosyltransferase family 9 protein, with amino-acid sequence MNAPSRILLIRPSALGDVCRTVPVLASLRRAWPEARIDWLVQDTFVDAVRAHPALTGVVPFARQRMGTELRTGHAGGLRGFVRALREAEYDLAIDAQGLFRSGFFAWASGARRRIGYSDAREGGWFFCSERCRVSEEAHTVERMLALARAAGAEPVEDMRLYAPAEDERAVEEDGRFAGQFVVIAPTSRWAGKRWPAERFARLACALLAGNPHGAGRVVVVGSASERDQCGAVLELTSREERVVDLIGGTSVGRLMAIVRRSALVVANDSAALHMAVGFGRPLVGLYGPTRVARVGPWRREADVIQHVGAGERLDHKDEALGRAMMERIGVEEVVAACVDRLSRGDVQSRA
- the serC gene encoding 3-phosphoserine/phosphohydroxythreonine transaminase, giving the protein MPATATDRVFNFSAGPGVLPEEVLRQVQQDVWNIAGTGMGIMEHSHRDKLFDRVLAEAIADCRKVGSIGDDYEVLFLTGGATTQNFMVPMNLLPQDGVADYLVTGYWAEKSAEEAALYGKINLAFDGRPTKHTYVPRQNEINFSPNAAYVHYTSNNTIVGTEYHDVPQPPKGVPLVCDASSDIFSRPWDVTKFGLVYAGAQKNVGPAGTTLVIIRKDLLDRNPRPLPSLMQYRVFAKNESRPNTPPVFPIYVVGLVFKWILKQGGLGPIGQRNAAKAKIIYDVLDASEFYRGHARPDSRSLMNITFRCPTEEQDSLFMSEAKKEGMVNLKGHRSTGGMRASVYNAFPLEGCEAIAQFMRDFERRHG
- a CDS encoding prepilin-type N-terminal cleavage/methylation domain-containing protein, producing the protein MKGFTLIELLVVIAIIALLIGLLLPALGEARRAARLAICLSNMNQMATATHSYSADFHDRVRSFTWTVDKWDRNTWSDLQGPWNFDVEAAARQAVDIIRRRTGRDDFPRILSWIPHILYTHLVLNDYLAQRLPERMVVCPEDKFRINWQLDPVNYFDEDFWVPHQPRVKGMGGSPYNKRWPYSSSYVPGIATFDRTHSINIRGTNQQYNNKRTRNAPGNPVHNSYYVNSDNGMLGGVKIADVQYPGSKVDFYDTHQRHFGKKALYFPEPEAKAVISFFDSSVSVRMTQDSNLGWNPLAPTAPEYIVNYAPGVYEPPNKNGEMTKPLAQVYNYTRGGLQGTDFDGEPINTGQPKK
- a CDS encoding peptidylprolyl isomerase encodes the protein MNHPRKAWRGLFLRTFAAWAGCFVLAACSSQSETREGPSARDLRGLEASERQVSAGRQPTAVERPPVMVEGEPVSWDEMRAILSEAAGAAAVEEVALTRIVEAEFGRRGLQLTEADLRRERELVERSLAAEGAGSEAASELLSRIRRSRGLGPTRFEGLLRRNAMLRQLVQGEVEITEEQVRTAHAVRHGPRCRARIIVVASEREAAQARSRVEGAADRRAAFIEEAVSRSSDASGPRGGLLEPISPADPAYPVSVRRALDALRPGELSPVVALESGYALLLLEERTEGDGTAIEAVRGELERLLRLRQERVLMDRTASQMVETARITVFDPSLEWSWRTRRQD
- a CDS encoding alpha/beta fold hydrolase, whose product is MKPPHGRRRAPLRYAIFLLALAASAFAVGVSGCMERLFFYPDRSPFTTPPGVEDVSFSTPDGLTLHGWFIPPNGRTDDAPPAPAVLHVHGNAGNVSQHLDFCRFLADEGFAVLLFDYRSYGRSDPGPLRRRRLVSDAHAALDALLARPGIDPTRITVYGNSLGAVVGLALAAERPEVRAVVSAAAFSRWQRIAADHTGLLGRALIRHGLDAEVSAATLGNRPLLVIHGTADEIVPAYHAERIADSARAARVPVTVFLLEGVTHNDLMLTRPAQRAVAVFLREALPE
- the rny gene encoding ribonuclease Y, producing MHDVTTTIAQSSTPGVLLWAIVAFVAGAAGGFLLCRALATGALARARQEAAALRERAELEAKTAAEKIRLEAERDALARKEKLDAETEAARAETREAERRLAKREDLLDRKEETLTLKEQQLSRQIEAARERERKAEEREEEVERLIDEQRERLHEVSGLSREDARRQVLERVEQDSRHEVAKVVRKVVEQAEEDARNRSTQILLNAIQRYANEVTSDSTVRTVAIPSDDMKGRIIGREGRNIRAIERATGVDIIVDDTPGVIVVSCFDKVRQAVAVEALERLIADGRMHPTRIEEVVEKVKSEVEERIVRIGRETALEVNLRGLHPKIIEAMGRLHYRTSYGQNVLRHSVEVAFLCQIIAEQLGLDGRLARRCGFLHDIGKAMDHEMEGGHPKIGMDFARQHGEKDEAVLNAIGGHHADIPATTFYTPIVMAADAVSSARPGARRESLERYVQRLNELQDIALSYKGVTEAYAIQAGREVRVMIDAARISDDEAYLIAHEIAKRVSEEMTFPGEIKVTVLRETRAVEYAR